AGTCGAAATGTTGCTGCCTGCTGTTGTTTTGCCTGTTGTTCTTGCTTTTGCCTTGTTCTGGGCCATTATTATTGCCCATGATGTCGTTgttgtttctgctgctgctgcttctgcggTGCAGTTCACTTTGTTAAATTATGTGCAGCATTTGCGGGTACACTTTCTAGACGCGCCGAATCGACTGACCTTTGTTTCCCACCCAACCCAACACAACACCATCCCATTTCTCTAGGCTTTTGGTGGGCGGcacaaaaacattaattattaTTCGCATAAAATACTGGGTTTCAAGGAATACTATTTATAGTGATTACCATTTATGCATATTCAGAAATGGGAATTGCTTGAGCTTGCGATTACATTTCAGATATTTGTAAAAGTTTAAACAagataattttagtttttaaaagcttaaaaataataaattatttaaggttTTTAGAACTTAGCTGACTTTATGCATGAcaattaaacttaataaacataatttgccGTTCTGCGAAATAAACTCTGAATATTccattgatttattttttcacgaacaaatgttttttagaTAACTAAAccaagaataaatatatatgtttaagtaACCCATTACTTAAATTTCTCCCATCTTCTCAACCAGGGGTTCCACCTCAAAGTTTGATGCCTACCCAATCGATGAGGTTATAATTCGGTCTAGCATCTGGATAGAATCGATCCGATGAGCAAGGAATCCAGCTCCAGGCGGTGGCCACGCTTAACCAAGGCTCGTGGAGGAGGCGCTCCTAGGAAGATAGCTTCTTCTGAGCCACCGAAGTTTGAAGCCAAGGCTTTGGTTAGGACCCCGAATAAGAACTCCATTATTCCGCCAGATCATAACTCcaaccaatttttgaaaaagcgTTCAGCAAGGATCTCAGACAAGACCTCAGCAAAAGGTATTGAATTGCAAGAGACGGATAAGGagcaaaacaaagttaagGACCAAGGTCAGATCCTAGATCATGGTCGAGGAGAAGGTAAAGGACAAGAGGTCACGGTGGCGAACCCAAACCGCATTGAACCACACCGCCATCCCGGCGTCTATTTGTCACGCAATCGTTTCGATGCCATACAACTGCTCACCCGGAATACAAGCTCCAGTATGGATGATTACGGTGAGCACAGGATTGTTTCCGATTTCCGGGGCAAACGCTGTGAATTCCGGGCCTGGTCGCCCTTTCAATCCAAATTGGCAGCCGGAATTATGGGAGGTGCATCCGAATTGCACCTAAGAAGTGGCTCAAAAGTGCTTTATTTGGGCGCCGGTTTCGGACGATCAGTGTCGCACATTTCGGATATTGTCGGTGAATCCGGAGTGGTCTATGCCGTGGAGCGGGGTCCCTGGGCTGGTCGTCAGCTGGCGGCTCTTGCCAGTCGGCGTCCGAATATCGTACCTGTAATCGAGGATGCCATACTGCCGTACAAGTACCGTCTTCAGGTCGCCGCCAGCATTGACATTATTTTCTCCGATCTGCCGCATTCCGATCAAGTTCGAGCGCTGATAATAAACGCCAGGCATTTTCTCATTCCTGGCGGTCACTTTTTGGCCTATTTACACGCGGATAGTTACAATGGTGGAGTGCCCAGCAAGGAAGCCTTTACCGCCGAGTGGAAGCTTTTAAAGGAGCAGCACCTGGAACCAGTCGAACAAATTGCACTGGACCCTTACAAGCCTGGATACGTACTTCTTGTGGGCGTTTCCACGAGGAAGGCTGTGTCTTCTTAGATGGCTTTATATATAAGGTTcttaacagaaaaaaaataacatcacCCTTAGGTCTTTTTAATCATGTTAATGGTAAGCTAAAAGCATGTTTTGAGCtaccaaattataaaaagcttAATATTAGGGCGAGAAAACAGGCATTAATTGGTGCAACTCAAAAATTACCACATAGTTTAACATTTTAGCGATAGAATCAAGTTAAATAAAGGAATTTCCTAATTACTACGGTTAAGCCATGAATTTCTTTAATTGatacattatttattgaaaaaaatctagaatagattaaataaaactgactcctgatttttttgatttgcgTGACACAGTCTCAGGAAGGTAAAATATGATTAGTGTTTAAACAATCGTTAAATACTTATTATGCAAatcacttaaataaaattaaatatgcttCTTAAAACTTTGAGTATTTTTATTGTACTACTATTTTACATTTGTCTGTTGACGATTTTTTTGTGAAGACAACATTTTGAGGTTTGAGCTTTTAAATAAAGGCATTAATATCGCTGATCATTTTTGTTCTAAAAAATCgtctgattttattttgtataggCATATTAAGAGAACATTATCGTTTATTTAGCAATTTGtgattctaaaataatagcatTCAGTGcacgaaattaaataagtCTGATGATGTTGTTGCCTCAGTGTCGAGTGAGAATATATCACCATATTAATGTCAATAGCTTGCatataattaatgaattatgTGAAATGCCTTACCCATACAGAATCAAATACATTCGCACAAATGTATACGAGAAATTTATAGGGCAAtcgaataactaaaatattttttcgaataaatatttaattgtattattgaCTGCTTTTTCTGATTATATCTGTTCTTTATTAATAGCAGATTTTAATAGGTTTCTTTTTATAATTGCTCgcaaagattttttaaaaatcattcgttgaatattcaaattttatttaataactataaaataatatttacggACGACgcaaaatcaatattattaGACAGTCaaataaaaagtcaaataaTTTGACAAAATGGATCCTTTATACTTTTACCAAAACTTTCCGAATATTTCCCCAATGATTAATGGATGAGCCatgtaaaattaataatctaaTTCAACATTCATCATATATCACGCACTCAGCCCGCATTTAATTAGAGGGaacagttttaatttaattagggATTACAactaataaaagtttttcatttcgCTGACTCGGCTCGATTCCAGCACAAACACCATTTGTTCAAACAAATGCATGGCAAAATCTTAATTAACCCCGGGGTGCAGAGCATAAGCCAGCGCACACCCATcctatagatatatatatatatagacatatatatatacatagatatatatatacatagataTATGTACGATGTCTATTACGCGAGGGTCTCGAATGAAAGAAGGCAAGCTGAGCAAATAAAactatgtgtgtgtatgcgcACATATTCATTTTGTATGTTGCGCACTTTATTCCATCTATCCCAAAGACAAAACCAGTCAGTTAACCAGCGCACACCCAGACACCCCCCAGTCTATAGCCTTACATATATCCTTGTGCCTCCGAACTCCTCATCGTTCGCCATGTGAAGCGAAAATTTCGCTGCTCGGGAATTACATTAAGCGTTGGGCATAATAAATTATTCCGTATGATATGATTCTGGTACATGATAAGCGTTTGTAATTTTAACTGTCAGTTAAATGAGTAAATGGCACAGAGTACCGAGCAGGGAATATGGGGAACATGGGGATGTGGTGGGGGAGTTCTAGCTCGGCATGGCAACGATTTAGAATACTTCATATTTATCTTTTGTTGGAAACTTGAACATTTGTGTGCGTAAATAAAAGTTGAGCGTCAATATTTGCCAACCTACACACTCACACGGATACTGTACTTACACATGCACACATGTGTAATTACAACTcagcggtgggcggtgggtgttGGTTGGTGGGTGGTGGATGGTGTTTGGAGTGACAAGTACGTGACTATAATCATCGCGATTTCGCCACTGCCACCGCCTCATAATCTGCACAAGCGCCACGCCCACCCATCCAGCTGACCCAAAACCCCCGCCCCCTCGCATTTTCCCCTGCTATAAAAATCCTCTACGCTCAAAAAATCCCCTCCGCTATTtgctttgaaattaaaaaagtttcgcTTTCAACTCTGTTAGATTTTTCGCCTCTGCCTTGATTTAcatgttaaataatttcgtgCTGTTCCGTCTGCTAGCCCTCCACCCCAAgcacactgataaaaaaaacaaaaacttcagacatttattcttattttatatCCTTGACATTAAAACGTCAATGATCtatataaagaaatatttttcatctGTGGAAACATGCCGAAAAACATCGAGTGCCTTTtagtaaatacaaaataaaatatcagaactatatttttatatattaatatttgtatttgtgtttcTTGTACGTATTggtttcagtttttatttcagGTGTTGTGTTATGCATAGTTATAAAGTGTtacttttaatacatttaattaccAAATTGCTTTCTATTTTTCTTTGTGCAAGCACTTTGCCATCCTGTCACATTGAAAAACTGTTTGAAACGCATAGCTCAAAAGTCAAATATGAGCGGGACGGCAGACAGATGGGTGAAAGAGAGAGGAAGTCTGTCAATATGTGCGTTTCCATCCGGGATCGCGCATTTGCCAAATCAACAGTTCATTAAATCACGTAGCTTATAAAGGGAAAACACTCGGAAATGTCCATGGAAACCAAAATAacccaaaatttaaagaattcttTTTTGTTCGAAAGTTCAGCCTGCGAAATAATGTTTGTCCTTGTACGCTAATTgagtgaaaataaatttaatcaatttattttatgtattattaTAGTTCCTGAAAGGTTTGAACTGATTGGCTGTGCCCTCGATATGTTAACGTGCATTACAATAAACTCGTATTGAAATCTATAAAGCAGCAAATACACGATTTTGCAATTAGACTCAATGGTTTTCTACTGTCCAAATATTCGCTAATTAATAAAATCCACTTACATGTTTGACTCCTGGCCATGGAAATTGCTGCTATGATGCAATGTGCAATCTGAAAATGGAAACATGGAAACTCTCAGCAAAAAGTGAAAATCTGCATTTGAGCTGcgctaaacaaaaaaatgataagGTTCAAACTGCAAAATGGAACAATGGCAAGTGGAATGCGAATCGCGCGTGGAAATATTATGCCCCAAAGTCACAAAGCGCTGTCGTGGATTTTTGTCGCTGAAAGCAAATCGCTGAAATCGCTGGGCGATTTCGGGAGGGGCGTGGCAATGCAAAACAACTTAAAATGTCATATGAAATTTGTAGCGCTGCTGATTGCGCGTGTTAAACAGTCAAAGCGGGGAATTGGGAATGGATGTGTCAGCCACGGAAAAGGACTCTTTTTTATATCCAGGACGAACAACGCGTAAATCCAGTCACgccccaaacacacacacacacacacataaccACACCCACACCGAATAAAAAGGggcaaaactaaaaactaaaagaaatgCGGTAGCCGCAAGCGAAacgtgcaaaaataaaaagcgaatGCGAGAAATCACAAATTCCAGCGAAATCTTTAAATCCCACggatttatgcatttttacgTTGCATTTTCTTTTCCACGGCCATCGCATGTGGGCTGTCTCTGATCTCCTAGATGCCCCTTTTTCCACACTTATGCCCGGTTTTTTGGATGCTGGGAATGCGGGCTCGGACCTGGACTTTTCGGAGTTGTGGGAGGTGGTAGGAAAAGGACTTGAGGCGGGGGCGTGGCGTTTATGTGATTTCTATAGTTTGCCAACAGCGCCTCAAGGTGTCACTGCACTGTGCTGCACTCGTATCTCCATCTGTCCCTGACCCCCAACTGGGATGAACTGCTTTAGGGTGGTCTTAAACTCAAACATAAGATAGcacaagtttttaaaaaaccttactacatatttttaaaagttttcgttttgtgaaaattaaatataatttgaaaaaacttctGAATGTCTGAATGTTTTGTTGAAGATTGTTATTAATATCCCGTcagattttaaatatgttgaatttattttgtgtatttgtctCCAAATTGgctaatgttatttaaaatcaaggctttaaattgtttttgaaattttccaaGATGCATTAATAGATAAGAATTCCGAAAACAAACTTCcctatgatttttttttatttatcaaacattttaaggACCAGCCTAATGTGCTTTCCCCAACAAACAGGACAGTCATGGATGACGCTACTGCGCTTCGTCCTTTTCCCCGCGGCTCTCTGAAATTGCTGGTGCAGTCTGTCTGTGCTCGCTATCAGAAcgacgacagcagcagcattcCCCTGCAGTTCCCTGCATGGAATTTCCCTTCCATTTTCCCGAGAGCCAACACTTAACGCCACCGAAAAAATGCACACAATCGATtggggctgctgctgctgcctccaATGGCGCCCACAATCAccggcagcagcaggagcagacACAGAATCGGAATCAGAACCAGAATCAGAAGCTATATAGCTATAACAGTGAGGCATTCGGTGCAAACTATCTGGCGCTTTTGTTTTACGATTCCTTTTGGTCCTGATGATCGGCGTCCCTGTCTCCGCTCATGGCCATGGGCATAATCGTGTTACTGTTTGCTGCATTCGATGTTTGTTTGTCTTTGGTGTTTTCCCCGGTCCACCTACtctttctgctgctgctcaccTACTCCGCCACCCAATGCCACTTCGCCATCCTTTGATCTACCGCCCAACTCAGCCCCCCTTGTGATGCCACTGCTGCAGCAATCTCtgtgtaatattttattttcaattcgCATTTAGTGCAGCCGTGGCAGCATCTAGGGGAGCGGGAATAAATTGTATCTGACAATTGGCAATTGGCCTATCCGACCGTTTGATAGTGTTCCAGCACCAGCACAGTGCCCAGACTGAGCCTCCAATCCGTTTTGGTATCCTATCCCAGTCATAGTTCCAATCACACTTAGGAAATCAAGGTGAACTTGGGGTTTCGATGGTGCTGGCTAGTATCTAGAGCTTTCTATATTATTTACCTTTTATATcttaatttctatttaaaaaccTAGCAGTCTTTAGCTTAAATCTATGCaaaagatatataaataaaataataatatttaatatctaATTAAAAATCGTGCTTGACTTCGTTGCCATCTGTTTGTGCTGTTTATAGTGTATAAGCgttcaacaaaaaattaaaacaaatatattttgaagtccgtttgaaaaatatttaataatgtaattgaatacataaatttaattagttcattctttcttatttttgaatgaaacgaaatgaattttgttacCAGTCGTTGGTTTTGTGATTCTTGTCctataattaattgtttaaataatattaccTTTTCAGTAATTTATGGTATATTTAGTTAGCTATTTTTCGCACAATAAAGACATACCtgtaagttaattttaaatatttatttaataataaaatacttaccGGCTTTATGTACTCTAGTTCATTTTTTGCAGTGTATGCGCAACTTTTAGGGCTTGCCAATAAATCCATTGGGGGCGTTGTGGGCGTGCCGACCGGCAGTTTATGCTGAATCACGAATTACATTAGACAAGGCCGGGCTTTGCCACAGTGGCACACACCCGCAATCGCACGGCCACTGGCACAGTGCCTGCCAATTGGATTATCACATTGGCCGAGTGGATGGGTCTGGGTCTCCCAATCCGTCCAATTCCATTTCAGGGGATTGCCCTACACAGAAcagttttcattaaaatttcgcACAGCCTCCAAAATGCGTTTGGCATGCTTCAAACGACTccatcaatgccaaatcccgCTCCCGGGGTCCAGCGAAAAATCGAAAGTCACCAGTGCAGTGATAAATGTCAAATCAGCTCTGCCGAGTGTCCTGGCCTTATTCTCGttctcgtcctcgtcctcaaCCTTGTCCATAAACCCATCCTTGTGCTCGTTGGACGGCGTGAAATGCTTTTTAAACACTCACATGACGGCAGCCGCACTTACGAGCGCTGTGAATGGATCAGGGAAATCGTATATACATGGACCTTATATGAGGGACCAGATGTCCGGGTCCAAGTTGGGGGCACATTAcgggcaaataaaaatttgcgcTGTCAACTAAATGTCAGAAAAATGGTTTGGCAACGAGTTCCACCTTGGAGCATCCCGCTGCATCCCAACACTGAGAAAAATGTACCAtgggtaaaaaaataaataattaaattaattctacatgtaatttgaaatatatttgggctttccataaattaaataagggGTTAGGAATGTAAAATGGGCAAGCAGATTAATAGgaattttaatacatataaataggattttatacaaaataaattttgaaattattcataaagtttaaaaatatataaagtatataaaataattattatatttttataatattttttatttatttaattcttccttttttttgtaattgcaTTCTATTTACAACCTTTAAACATTGTTTCAAAGATCTGGAAATTTCCGAATAGGCAATAGAAATATTAAACGATTTTGAGCTTAGAAATATTTCTCGCTTGGTGGAGGCGAGGCAGACAGCTTGACACTGTCCCTGGCATGCACGCACTTGATCAATCATGCGACGCCATCGATGTTGCCAAGCTCGTCCTATGAGGATGTGGATTGTGCGGAGGATGCGGTGGAGGATTTGGATGTGGACGAGGTCGTCGATGTGGATGTAGGTGGTGCTGACAAGTGCGCTGCGTGGTATTTGCATTGATGACAACTACACGTCCGCAAACGATTATGGAGCACCTCTCCCAATCTCCGATTCGGCTTTGAAATGTGGGCAACACTTCGGTTTGCATCGCCTGCTCATCTATCCCATCAAATCCCTTCACCTTGCGGTCTGGGCATATTAATAAACCGCTCTGCCAGACATCGATAATAAATCGATGGCCATTCGTCTTGGCCTGCAAATCGAGCGACATTAACCACCAGTCGAGTGGCGGTGCCCAGAGTAATAGCTAAAAATTATGTGCATAAAGCAAATATTGGAAGGCGACTGGCAAATCCAAACAAATGTTAGAGCTTTTAAGCGGGATTATCGGCGCGTTATTTATGCATCATCATTTGTCTTGGGCTCAATCCGCGGCGTGGAAAATGTTTGACCGCAGCATCTGTTCTTTTGGCACTCTCGAGAAATGGTTAATTCAAGGAAAATTTCAAAGCAGCTATAATCCTTGTTTTTTTAGGagattgtttttaaaatgggTTTGCAgacaaaattgtttatatataagaCATTTTTTACTACAGAAAGAGGAGTCTGATTTCAATTAACGAAACCAACTTGGAAAAAATCGATagattattatatatttctgTATTATTTTCACATTCAATATTTGCTTGCTTAatagctttatttatttaggaataaatatacaaagattcctttttttgcttgttaaataaaaaaaaatataaagaccagcaaaggtttaaaaacaagttcaaataaattaaattattgcatTATTAGTTACTATATGTGCTCTTAATAATACCGATATATACTGtgtgatattttaaaaaatactgaGCGGTGGTCGTTgggaaattcaaatgaattcACCCGGTCAAGTCATTCTTGTTGTATGAGTTCGTTCTGCAATTAATTGAAAGTGGATTAGCTAAGTTTTATGCTCGGGCACGTTGCCTGGGTCGGCGAACTGTTTTGCCTGGCATTGGGTTCTGTTTATTCCTGGCCGAGGGGCTCATCCTACCCGCAAAtacattgaaaattaattaagccaCACGATGAAACCATGTTAACAAGacgcttaaaataaaatgctcttcctaaaaaaaaaataaaagccatGCTCCGCCCATGTTCTCGTTGTTGCGTTTCCTTTTTTCGGTTACCTTAgattacgcatacgcactgTGGCGCGTGTGAAAAATACTTTGCGAGAAAGTTTTATCAGGCCGACTGAAAAAGAAATTGCTAAGCCGGCTGAGCCTTTTTCTCCAACTCACCTCACCCTATTCCTTTAATGGGTTCACAAAAGCCCTTTTTTCATTAAGGTGAATGTCGGCTAGGATCTCCGGAGGCTTGGGCTTTCTTTTCGGCGCAACTTTATCAGACACCCAATTAAAGGGGCTTTATAACAATTAGAGCTAATAACACGCTTCAATTGTGCTAGCAATGCCAGAGGGCAGGAAGCCCACAGTGCGCACCCACAATTTCCCACTTTTGCTGGCGGCTTTGGATTTTTATTGGAGTTTTTTGtggcattttcatttttgcggAATTGCGGTGGCAATTAAAAGGCAAGACCACAGCAATTAGCAAATTGACAACCGGATTTGTTTATGCATTTAGCTGGCTTAggtctgttgctgctgctgctgtcacttaaataattgaaattattatggCCATTGTTTCGGCCCCTGTAATCTGTAAGCCAAGTCGAAAGCGGGTGGACCAACTCAAACAGAGATGCAGAGAGCACGAACGAATCTctgaaatttgataaattaGTTGTGGaactaaaaaagtttttcgtATTTTCGTTGAGCATTGCATTTCTGTGAGCGGCTTATCCCAGTGTGCTGGGATGGGCGGAAACTTTTTCCACGGCATCGGGCTAAATGCAAAATCCAATTTTTCGAATGAAAAGTCAAACAGGAATTTAACTTTTGATCCGTTTTTTGGCAGGAGTCAGCTCCGGAGGCAACTCAGCGCAGTTTTCTTCCATTTTCCGGTTAACAGCTAATAAATTTTCGACACTCAAATCAATATGTATACGCTGCCGATCTAAAATCCTTAAGCAAATCGATAGCAATTTCAATTTGGTGCCCATTCTCAGCAACTAATTTGCAATCATGAgagtttttgttaaattttaatttgattatagcatattacgcatacgcaacCTAAGCCCGGTGCTATTTCCATTACCACAACCATTTCGATTTTTGGGGCTGTCAGTTTTGGTGTCTCGTCGAAATAATTATCATTGAAagcacataaaaataatatttgtcgatttgtgtttgcattttatgCGAGCGCACTGTTGTAGCACTGCCATTGTTTTCGCTGCCTTATTTGCTTTTGCCTGGGAAAATATTCCAAAATTCAAATCTAATTAACATTTGGcgcaaaaatgtttataatgaCAGCGGATGGACGAACGGACGGACGAGGAGAGatgatttgaattttaatgagCAGCGATTGCATTAATTGTCGGCTTCCTAATGACAGACGGACGCGAATTATTTATATAGcatgtaatttaataaaaaccatcTGAATCACACGCAATCATCGTTGAAATTTAGATGTGGATTCCGTGTGTGCGTGGCAATGCGAGAAGTTCGATTTAAATCGAGTTTGATTATTGACAAAGCCGCTGTAGATCCGTATCGCTTTCAGCCCATAAGTGACAATGCAACAAGCGGAGCAGCAAGAGCGCAACAATGCCCTCCCTCTCACAATACATCACGCATACGCACACACTCCAGCACTCCAGcacacccgcacacacacacccacccacacacacacccagtTACAGATGGCAACATAGGAGCATATGGATGTGCCGTTGCAAACACATGctcaattgaattgaaattgaatttgcaatTCTATGCGCTGCAGCTAACGCCATTTTCTTTGCCGTGCGGGAAGCCATCTCACTCACTCTCCCTCATCGCACTCACTCCTTTgtagtgtttttattttatttgccctGGGGAGAAAAGTCCACCGACATAGTTATGAAGTTGGCTATGCCTTATTTTTGCCAcataaaatacaacaaaaaggTGCTGCCAAGTTGCTCACATTTCGTTTATTCAATGAGTTGCAAATAATATTAGTGATATTTAGTGGCAACCATCGGTGGTAATAAACATTACAATCATTCAATAAATCAATTGTAATTGTCCATCAGTTTGCTGGCTTTGCAAACACATGATTTTGTTAATTTCAGTTTAGTAGTTAGTTTAAAAACCACTTACTGCACTCTTACGTTGAATATActgcatttataattttcagttttataaTATCGTTACTCTAATTACTATAAAATCACGATTCAATATCAAAAAGTTGTAtagtatatattattttgaaatgtacACCGTGAACGAGGGATTGACTTTTTATTT
This genomic window from Drosophila gunungcola strain Sukarami chromosome 3R, Dgunungcola_SK_2, whole genome shotgun sequence contains:
- the LOC128261933 gene encoding uncharacterized protein LOC128261933; the protein is MSKESSSRRWPRLTKARGGGAPRKIASSEPPKFEAKALVRTPNKNSIIPPDHNSNQFLKKRSARISDKTSAKGIELQETDKEQNKVKDQGQILDHGRGEGKGQEVTVANPNRIEPHRHPGVYLSRNRFDAIQLLTRNTSSSMDDYGEHRIVSDFRGKRCEFRAWSPFQSKLAAGIMGGASELHLRSGSKVLYLGAGFGRSVSHISDIVGESGVVYAVERGPWAGRQLAALASRRPNIVPVIEDAILPYKYRLQVAASIDIIFSDLPHSDQVRALIINARHFLIPGGHFLAYLHADSYNGGVPSKEAFTAEWKLLKEQHLEPVEQIALDPYKPGYVLLVGVSTRKAVSS